From the Osmerus eperlanus chromosome 21, fOsmEpe2.1, whole genome shotgun sequence genome, one window contains:
- the mstna gene encoding myostatin a isoform X2: MRFLLCLGLFGLVSIIAMEINKNTTRQPGVGVQGGEQCSTCEFREQSRLLRLHSIKSQILSILRLEQAPNISRDMIRQLLPKAPPVTQLLDQYDHRVEDEDHAATETIITMAKKCKYLLKSSYSGMPPCCFFTLSPKIEFKNILSAQLWVYLRLSDRVSSVFLQISQLKPSKDVKTRVRIRSLKIDVDAGTSFWQSLDIKLLLQVWLGQSDTHYGIEIKAIDPQGEDLAVTSAEYGEEGLQPFIKVKVLENTKRSRRDTELHCDEESSEIRCCRYPLTVDFEDFGWDWIIAPKRYKANYCSGECEYMHLQKYPHTHLVNKVHRRGPAGPCCTPTKMSPINMLYFNRMEQIIYGKIPSMVVDHCGCS, from the exons ATGCGTTTTCTGCTTTGTCTGGGTCTGTTTGGTTTAGTCTCCATCATAGCCATGGAGATTAATAAAAACACTACACGCCAGCCTGGTGTTGGCGTGCAAGGAGGTGAACAATGCTCAACTTGCGAGTTCAGGGAACAGAGCAGGCTCTTGAGACTTCACAGCATTAAATCCCAGATACTCAGTATACTTAGGCTCGAACAAGCCCCAAACATCAGCCGAGATATGATCAGACAACTTCTACCGAAAGCACCTCCGGTGACACAACTCCTGGACCAGTACGACCATCGCGTGGAAGATGAAGACCATGCTGCCACTGAAACTATTATAACCATGGCCAAGAAGTGTAAGTATCTTTTGAAGTCATCATACT CTGGAATGCCACCTTGTTGTTTTTTCACGCTTAGTCCcaagattgaatttaaaaacaTATTAAGCGCGCAATTATGGGTTTACCTGCGACTGAGTGACCGAGTCTCATCCGTTTTCTTGCAAATATCTCAGCTAAAACCATCAAAAGATGTGAAGACGCGCGTTCGCATTCGATCTTTGAAGATCGACGTAGATGCTGGGACAAGTTTTTGGCAAAGTTTAGATATTAAACTTTTACTTCAAGTCTGGCTTGGTCAGTCAGATACGCATTATGGGATTGAGATCAAAGCTATTGACCCGCAAGGAGAGGATTTAGCGGTCACCTCAGCGGAGTATGGTGAAGAAGGGTTG CAACCCTTTATCAAGGTAAAGGTTCTGGAGAACACAAAGCGATCACGGAGGGACACTGAACTGCACTGTGATGAAGAGTCCTCAGAAATCCGTTGCTGCCGGTACCCGCTCACTGTGGACTTTGAAGACTTTGGCTGGGACTGGATTATTGCCCCAAAACGCTACAAGGCCAACTACTGTTCTGGAGAGTGTGAGTATATGCACCTGCAGAAGTACCCCCACACTCATCTGGTGAACAAGGTCCACCGCAGAGGGCCTGCAGGACCCTGCTGTACCCCCACCAAGATGTCCCCAATCAACATGCTCTACTTTAACCGCATGGAGCAGATCATCTACGGCAAGATCCCCTCCATGGTGGTGGACCACTGTGGTTGCTCCTAA
- the mstna gene encoding myostatin a isoform X1, which produces MRFLLCLGLFGLVSIIAMEINKNTTRQPGVGVQGGEQCSTCEFREQSRLLRLHSIKSQILSILRLEQAPNISRDMIRQLLPKAPPVTQLLDQYDHRVEDEDHAATETIITMAKKYDLNTQLAGMPPCCFFTLSPKIEFKNILSAQLWVYLRLSDRVSSVFLQISQLKPSKDVKTRVRIRSLKIDVDAGTSFWQSLDIKLLLQVWLGQSDTHYGIEIKAIDPQGEDLAVTSAEYGEEGLQPFIKVKVLENTKRSRRDTELHCDEESSEIRCCRYPLTVDFEDFGWDWIIAPKRYKANYCSGECEYMHLQKYPHTHLVNKVHRRGPAGPCCTPTKMSPINMLYFNRMEQIIYGKIPSMVVDHCGCS; this is translated from the exons ATGCGTTTTCTGCTTTGTCTGGGTCTGTTTGGTTTAGTCTCCATCATAGCCATGGAGATTAATAAAAACACTACACGCCAGCCTGGTGTTGGCGTGCAAGGAGGTGAACAATGCTCAACTTGCGAGTTCAGGGAACAGAGCAGGCTCTTGAGACTTCACAGCATTAAATCCCAGATACTCAGTATACTTAGGCTCGAACAAGCCCCAAACATCAGCCGAGATATGATCAGACAACTTCTACCGAAAGCACCTCCGGTGACACAACTCCTGGACCAGTACGACCATCGCGTGGAAGATGAAGACCATGCTGCCACTGAAACTATTATAACCATGGCCAAGAAGT ATGACCTCAATACCCAGTTAGCTGGAATGCCACCTTGTTGTTTTTTCACGCTTAGTCCcaagattgaatttaaaaacaTATTAAGCGCGCAATTATGGGTTTACCTGCGACTGAGTGACCGAGTCTCATCCGTTTTCTTGCAAATATCTCAGCTAAAACCATCAAAAGATGTGAAGACGCGCGTTCGCATTCGATCTTTGAAGATCGACGTAGATGCTGGGACAAGTTTTTGGCAAAGTTTAGATATTAAACTTTTACTTCAAGTCTGGCTTGGTCAGTCAGATACGCATTATGGGATTGAGATCAAAGCTATTGACCCGCAAGGAGAGGATTTAGCGGTCACCTCAGCGGAGTATGGTGAAGAAGGGTTG CAACCCTTTATCAAGGTAAAGGTTCTGGAGAACACAAAGCGATCACGGAGGGACACTGAACTGCACTGTGATGAAGAGTCCTCAGAAATCCGTTGCTGCCGGTACCCGCTCACTGTGGACTTTGAAGACTTTGGCTGGGACTGGATTATTGCCCCAAAACGCTACAAGGCCAACTACTGTTCTGGAGAGTGTGAGTATATGCACCTGCAGAAGTACCCCCACACTCATCTGGTGAACAAGGTCCACCGCAGAGGGCCTGCAGGACCCTGCTGTACCCCCACCAAGATGTCCCCAATCAACATGCTCTACTTTAACCGCATGGAGCAGATCATCTACGGCAAGATCCCCTCCATGGTGGTGGACCACTGTGGTTGCTCCTAA
- the stat1a gene encoding signal transducer and activator of transcription 1a: MAQWIQLQQLDSKYLEQVDQLYDDSFPMDIRQYLSKWIESIDWDNVAVQDSLATVRFHDLLAQLDDQHSRFALENNFLLQHNIRKIKRNLQDRFQEDPVHMAMIISRNLKEEQNILENAKSIETNEESSPSNMVVEKLKLDNKVKEMKNKVQETDQHIKSLEDLQDDHDFKFNSLKNREHEINGVAQKELEHERMLIGKMVFELKFRREEVVQQLAEVLNIIEVVQNDLISEELPEWKHRQQIACIGGSPNACLDQLQNWFTAVAECLQQLRQQLKKLQELEQKYTYERDPITQQKGFLEGRTLTLFRTLIEHSLVVERQPCMPTHPQRPLVLKTQVQFTVKLRFLVKLQEFNYQLKVKAVFDKDVTEKKGFRKFNILGTNTKIMNMEECNGSLAAEFRHLQLKEQKVAGNRTNEGPLIVTEELHAICFESDLSQSGLDIKLETISLPIVVISNVSQLPSGWASILWYNMLTTEPKNLKFFLSPPSATWSQLSKVLSWQFSSVTKRGLSAEQLDMLADKLLGAKAARNPEGLIPWNKFCKSVSEKSFPFWLWIEGILDLIKRHLLSLWNDGCIVGFVSKEREKAMLTDKCPGTFLLRFSESSREGAITFTWVDHDVNYKPVFHAVEPYTKKELTAVSLPDIIRKYKVMAAENIPENPLRFLYPNIPKDKAFGKFYARAEASEPMDVESPSVSGYMKTELISISEVPPSQLHDNMMPMSPEVYGELSQIVSTTQIDEVTRDLHEDYTMYAE; the protein is encoded by the exons ATGGCCCAGTGGATCCAGCTACAGCAACTGGACTCAAAGTACCTGGAGCAAGTGGACCAGCTGTACGATGACTCATTCCCAATGGACATACGACAATATCTCAGCAAGTGGATAGAGAGCATTGACTG GGACAATGTGGCTGTTCAAGACTCCTTGGCAACTGTTCGCTTCCACGACCTCCTGGCTCAACTTGACGACCAGCACAGTCGCTTTGCTCTGGAGAACAACTTTCTGCTTCAACACAACATTCGCAAGATCAAGAGAAACCTCCAA GACCGGTTTCAAGAGGACCCTGTTCACATGGCCATGATTATATCCAGAAATCTGAAAGAGGAGCAGAATATCCTAGAAAATGCCAAGAGTATTGAG aCTAATGAGGAAAGCTCCCCATCTAACATGGTAGTAGAAAAACTAAAGCTGGACAACAAAGTTAAGGAGATGAAAAACAAGGTGCAG GAGACAGATCAGCATATCAAATCCCTTGAGGACCTGCAAGATGATCATGACTTCAAGTTCAATTCCCTGAAGAACAGAG AACATGAAATCAATGGAGTAGCTCAAAAGGAGCTAGAGCATGAAAGGATGCTTATTGGAAAAATGGTCTTTGAGTTGAAATTCAGGAGAGAG GAAGTGGTGCAGCAGCTGGCGGAGGTTCTGAACATAATCGAGGTGGTCCAAAATGACCTGATCTCCGAGGAGCTCCCAGAATGGAAACATCGGCAGCAAATTGCCTGCATCGGCGGCTCGCCCAACGCCTGTCTGGACCAGCTGCAGAACTG GTTCACGGCGGTGGCGGAGTGCCTGCAGCAGTTGAGACAGCAGCTGAAGAAGCTTCAGGAGCTGGAGCAGAAGTACACCTACGAGAGGGACCCCATCACCCAGCAGAAGGGCTTCCTGGAGGGACGCACCCTGACGCTCTTCAGGACCCTTATAGAACA CTCCCTGGTGGTGGAAAGACAGCCCTGCATGCCTACTCACCCACAGAGGCCTCTGGTGCTGAAAACACAAGTGCAGTTCACTGTGAAGCTCCG ATTTCTTGTGAAACTACAGGAGTTCAACTACCAgctcaaagtgaaagctgtctTTGACAA GGATGTTACAGAGAAGAAGGG CTTTCGCAAGTTCAACATATTgggaacaaacacaaaaatcatgaacatggaggAGTGTAATGGCAGTTTGGCTGCAGAATTCCGCCATTTG CAACTGAAAGAACAGAAAGTAGCTGGCAACAGAACAAATGAG GGCCCTCTGATTGTAACAGAAGAACTGCACGCCATCTGCTTCGAGTCTGATCTCAGCCAGTCAGGCCTGGATATCAAACTCGAG ACCATCTCCTTGCCTATCGTGGTTATCTCCAACGTGAGCCAGCTGCCCAGTGGCTGGGCCTCCATCCTGTGGTACAACATGCTGACCACCGAACCCAAG AACCTGAAGTTTTTCCTGAGCCCGCCCTCAGCCACCTGGAGCCAGCTGTCCAAGGTGCTGAGCTGGCAGTTTTCCTCGGTCACCAAGCGGGGACTCAGCGCAGAGCAGCTCGACATGCTGGCGGACAAGCTCCTGG GAGCAAAAGCGGCAAGGAATCCGGAGGGTCTAATCCCATGGAATAAGTTCTGTAAG AGCGTGAGTGAGAAGAGCTTTCCTTTCTGGCTGTGGATCGAGGGGATCCTGGATCTCATCAAGAGACACCTGCTCTCCCTGTGGAACGATGG CTGTATTGTGGGCTTTGTCAGCAAGGAGCGAGAGAAAGCAATGCTTACCGACAAGTGTCCCGGTACCTTCCTGCTGCGCTTCAGTGAGAGCAGCAGGGAGGGAGCCATCACCTTCACCTGGGTGGACCATGACGTCAACT ATAAGCCTGTCTTCCATGCTGTGGAGCCCTACACCAAGAAGGAGCTCACAGCCGTGTCTCTGCCGGACATCATCCGCAAGTACAAGGTGATGGCTGCAGAGAACATCCCGGAGAACCCGCTGCGGTTCCTCTACCCGAACATCCCCAAGGACAAGGCTTTTGGGAAGTTCTACGCCAGGGCTGAGG